The Coffea arabica cultivar ET-39 chromosome 9c, Coffea Arabica ET-39 HiFi, whole genome shotgun sequence nucleotide sequence ttttaaaaaaaactcttgaaatgcataaaaaatttgGGTCTGAGGGAGTACTTGGCTTGTCTTCTTCCCCCCTAAATCCCTgttcttcttccctttttctccAATGTTATTGTTCATGGGTACTGTACAAAGCCTGAAAACAGTCCAAGGATCGTCCCATTCTTCTGCTAGAGCTAGTAGGCGAGGACCTCACCTATTTTTCCGACATCAGAAGTATCTAATCGCCAGGTTGTAATCATAACTTATGTAATTTCCccggaatttgaaatttttggtaaACTATGATTATATGTATCGAGGTATCTTTGAATCTTCCAATACCAAGCACGTAAACATAGAGCAATTGTGGAAGATCTGAATAGTTGACTCAAAGTTGCAAGCTATTATAACTTGAGAAGCTTATTATGTTACAAATGGTTACTTCAACTTGGACTATTTTAAAAGTTCAAATATAGATTTTTGCAAtgtgatattttttaaatactGCAGTTTCGATAGATCAGATGtcttgtgtgtgtgtgcgtgtgcgTGTGCCCAAGTTCTAGGCTTCTAGTAGGATATCCTGCAGAGTCACTGGCTGTAGGAAGTTTCAATGGGGAGAATTGATGTGCTATTTCCTAGTTGCTGCATTCTTGTAGTATTGCTAGATTCTCTCAGTTAGTGTAaagattttgtgattttttgaaatatttaccgttttcattcttttgcagaatatttttcttttcattgatCACATACTCCATAGTTGTATTTATGTTTTAGTGAAGAATGTCAGCTTGAGTTATAGTATTTTGTGTTATTCCCTAGGATATATCTTTCCCGTTGTGATTATGGATCGAATCATTTGAGATGCCTGTTTTATTTGCACGTACAAAGCTAATCATACTGAATATGATAGCAGTTTCTGATTCACTTTCACTTCCATACAATGTTTACCAGAGTAGGTTTGTTATTTAGCATGTAACAGCATAACTAATTGTAATGCTTTTTTAAACTGCAGGAGTCTGCACCAGGAACCTGTACAAGCTCAGAGACGATTTTCTCTCCCATTTTAGAGTCTATTGACATTCATAGTAAATCATATACTGACTATTATGGAGGTGAGATGCAATACTTGGTCTGATTTGTTCTTTCCTCTGAAGAGTACTATCATGAATATTTCATAATTgatgtgaattgaatgtgaGGAGACATGAGGTTTTGAGATTGTGTTTCCCTATATAACACTTTTTCCTTCCATATGAAGAGGTAACACAAGAAAAAATGAGAGATATGATGTAGTAGCTGCTAGTGTTAGAGAATTTCAGTTAAATGCAATGCTTCTTTTACTTTGTTTTGCGCTGAAAGTGTGGAATTGAACTAGAAATTGTTTTTCATCTGCTGGGTCACCTGATTTTACTATCACACGGAGACAAAGTATCAGCATTTGGTATTCTGGTTAAATTGCTTATCCTACAACTCTCACAGGAGTTGAAATTCTCATCTGTTTGATATGTGTATGTTTTTCCTCGAGTCATCAAATTAAATCCTTATAACTTTTGGAATAGAATCTGTTATGCAGAAGCCTATAGACATAAAAGATAATCTCTGTTTATTGGTTTTATCTAATTATAATATTAtcttatttattaaaaaaaaaaaaatcttaaccTTGCTACCAATCCTTCCAGGGAACAACAACCTGTATGTGCCACAGTTGGAGACAGAAGATAGTGATGACAGCAGTAAAGGTTCATGTGAATACCAGACCTGCAGCATATCAGATTTCTTTATATCTGACATGATTTTTTCTGGGCTACCAGTTGATGGCAACTCAGTCTTTAATGATAGTACAGACACTAAGTTCTTGCCTGATTACAAATGTGAAGAACCACTTAATTCTTTTGATTGGACTGAGGAAACCATGGTAATGCCTTATCTTAAGAATGCTATGGAAAGTGGCTATATTCATGATATCAGAACATGTGAAGATGCTACAATAGATTCTTCTGATTCGAGCTTGTATCTTGCTATCCATCAATTGAGATCGTGCAACCAGGAATCTGATATTAATATTTACTCAGATGTGGATCAGCCAGATTCATTTGATCCACACATGTTTATAAGGAATATACCTGACTTGCCAGATTTGGCTTCAGATTTGCGGCCAACAATACTGCCTAAGGATAGCAAGAAAACAAAATCTGTTACTCTTGTTCTTGACTTGGATGGTAAGAGAATTTCTTGAGCCTGCTGAGcttagaaaaaaaatgcaggaaTGAAAAGCTAACCTGATCAATGAGTCTTACTTTTAGTTTCAGTCCAGTtcttttggtttatgtactcaGATCTTTGCCCTTACAGTTGGGTGACATCAGTTTTTTGTGGACAGAAACCCTAGTGCATTCAACATTGGAACACAGTGATGATGCTGATTTCACCTTTCCAGTGTTTTTCAATATGAAAGAGCATACAGTGTATGTGAAACAGAGGCCTCACCTGCGGACATTCCTGGAGAGAGTTTCTGAGATGTTTGAAATTGTAGTTTTCACAGCTAGTCAGAGCATCTATGCGAAGCAGCTTTTGGATATATTGGATCCAGATGGCAAGCTTATCTCTAGACGAGCTTACCGCGAATCCTGCATCTGCTATGATGGAAGTTATACTAAAGACTTAACTGTTTTAGGTGTTGATCTAGCAAAAGTTGTCATAATTGATAATTCTCCTCAGGTAATTAGTGTTCCATTGTTGTGTCAATTCGTGTGGTCACTATACTTGTATGTTTTGTGGAATTCTTATTGATTTTAAATCTGTAGATTACTAAAATATGTCATTTTTTTACCTTGTTAAGTCTATATTGTGCATGTATTTAAATGCCAAATGGTTGCGTAATTCAGTTATGTTCCAGTTTTTGAGGGGCAAGTACCGAATTGAGTCTGCTTGTTTGAATAACAGTCATAAACAAACTTATGGGATCTCAAcagttacttgattatttataaTGCTTATCCTTTGATGTTTTGCAGGTATTCCGCTTGCAAGTCAATAATGGAATTCCCATCAAGAGTTGGTTTGATGACCCCTCAGACTCCGCACTAATGTCACTACTTCCATTCCTTGAAACACTGGTTGACACTGATGATGTTCGGCCTATCATTGCTAAGAGATTCGGTAACAATGAATGAGTGCTCCTTGCACTCATTAGTTGTTTCTTTAACATTTCGTGTCCCTTTTATATCATTTTAAGCAAAACTTTCCTTCATTTTAGATGCTCATTATTCAATTCTCTTTGAGCATGgatacaattttttttcatacaaCAGGGATATTTTTCCATGTTTTGGTCAGTTTTTCTTCTCCATAGCCCTTTGATGACTTGGTTAGTTAAGCTGATTTCTGGGAGAAGGTAGTTTTAAAGGTTTTCGCCTTGTCTGCATTGTACAGTTATATGCTTAAAGGTTTAAAGATTGTGTATATTGTTAAACTCTTTTTTTGGGgatattttagtgattttttctTGGCGTTTACATCTCTTTACTACAGCTGGAAGTTGCATACCTAATTGTTCAATTAATATTGTGCCCTATGCTAAATAAAACGTTCTTGAATTTTGGGGAAGCATGCAACAATTTGCTTCTGGGACTAAGATATGAGTGGCATTGACTTTACCTCATACCGTGGATTGAGAGATTGTTAGAATCTTGTCAATTAATAATAGCATTCAGGGAGTATTTGAACCATTATGTAACATGTATGAGCCatcgagattttttttttaagtagaaAAGGACAATTATGAGTTTTTAGAAATAGGTGACTCCTGAAGAATTTGGGGAAATAGTTAATCCGCATAATTAAAGATGTTTTAcattgtaaaattacaaaattcagaAAATACTGTTACTGgataaagaaaaacagaaatcaATTCAAATTTATATGATGAGTGTTAAATTTCAATACTGATTTTGTGTTCTTTTTAACTGGATAAAACTACTAGTGATCTCTTAATCTGGATTGAGCTTCTTGTTTTCACAAGATAACTTCGCAGAATTAGATTTATCAAACTTGGTAGGGTGAGGATAGAAAACGATAGTATTGGATTGTTAACGTTTCTTGCTGTATGTCTTTAAGACTGCTTTGCATGAATTGGTATTTTCACTCCCTAAACCAGTTCCTCATTCTCATCCACCCAGGTGATGAGAGTGGGAAATGAACAACACCCGGATACATGATTTGAAGTCACTGCATGTGGCAGTTTAGTTGTCTGTACTAAGACTgctaattttatatttttatgctTTACATCTTTGGTGATAAGCTTTGTGAATGTTTTTAAATTTCCTCCACCACAAAAAATGGAGAAATTGCTTCTGTTGTTATCACTTTCAGGATTAGGAATAACATATGTATCTCAACCTAtgtatttttcttgtttatatTGACAGAAGTGGATGATGGTAGTTACttatttccttttatttctttcaaaattttatacaaTTAAATTGACCTCTATTAGTTATTGGAAATTATGTTACTAAGTTCGTTTCTTTCTGaaaccattgacttaaatagaGTTTCTTTACTAAAAAATTAAAGCATAATTATGTCACTGGAGTAAATACCTGAAGCTTGTGTATAAAAAAATGTAGGTCAAAACCCTGTTTGCATGGGAGAATATTTTAAAGAGCAGTACCTTGTTAGGTGTTCTTCAGCAATAATGGTTATAGTCATACTTGAATTTTATAGGTTCAACATGGATAGTTGAATTTTCTGTCATCTTGAATGACTTCTTTGAAAGTATGTGAGTTTACACATGAGTGGCACACTAGGTCTGGTCATAATGTTGTTTGATTTTAGTTTGTGAATGGAAGTTAAATTCAGTGGTGAATAATAGCCAATAAGTAATCAACAAGAAAGATGGACAATGGAAAATATAATAGAGAGATCCTATGGACGAAAACCTTAGCATCCTTTGGGACAATAATCTTGTTCTGGAAATTCTATTCTAAGTGATTCACAAACTTTGGTGAAATGAGGAGGTCCACACTTGGAACTCTTCAAGCAGTTAGTCTATCCCCATTTATACTTCGCTTTGAAGGAGTGTTTGCCCTTTTAGTGGAGGTTTTGTGGTTGATTGTAGGAGGGGTTTGAGTTTTTTCTTCCTGTTGGGGTTTGCTTTGGAAAGAAGTGGCATACATTAGGGTAGTGCTTTAAAGTTGCTTGGCATGTCTCTTTATCAAGTTTTTTGATATCTGATAAGTTTAATGTTGTTATTGTTTTCGGGATAATATCACTGGTTAGGTTCAACATAATTGGCAAATAAAAAACAGTCCAGCTTCTGGTGGCAACTTTACATCCTTTCTAAACCAGTCTAAGATGGTATCCTTTTCATATTTTGGTTAGAGGTGCTTTAACAGATGAGAAACATCTTTTAGCTTCAGAATGAAATTAGTGGTCCTAGTAATTATGGATACTTTTGCTATTTTAAGGTTGGAAAATTTAATCTTTGGAGTAATTAAGCTACTGGGATACGATGTAATCTATCATTAGATTGTAGTGGTTATTGAGTCTCAGCTACAAGTGGGTATCATTCTTAGTTTACCAGGAAGTATTTAAGTGGTTGTTAGTGGCTGGGCTGCATCCATTGAGCTCCTACAATCTTCATTTGAGCTGTTTGATATATGTGTGTGGTATAGCCCTTGGGGACATCTGGATACCTTTTGAAGGATGTATTTCTACAATGCTTTTAAGTTTAGCAAAATATGggaatttttatttgattgattaTTGGACGTGGAGGATAGATTTTTGGAACAGCTTCCTGTTTGGCACATGAGCAATAATTACAATCATACAGGACTAGGAGATTAGGACACGTCATGTTTAGCATAACATGATGAACTTTACAAttaacaatttcaacattttgttTAACAAACTATTTATGAACTGAGAGAGGTCATTTGATAGCTTAATGAACAGTAAACTAGACACCAAGGCGCAACACATTTTATAGTCTTTGCCAGATGAAGGTGATGGCTGGTCGACTTGCATGGATCAGGAGGCGATAATGATGTTTGACAAATATCCTCTGCTCATGACATTTTTGTATAGTTTCTTTACAACTTTGAATGCCTTATCTGCAGGTCATGAGAAGATACATAATGTTATCGCTACCAAATCGCATAAAATTAGGTACGCAGTATTGAATTCATGTTTGTTTTTGCTAAACATTGAGAGGAGAATCAACAAGTTTAAGATCTGTACTGATTTTGACACATTAAAATTGGTGGGAATATTAGAATAAATTCATGTTCTATGTTACATTGTGATCAAATACTAAAGCAGTTATTTATTACCCCTACCACTTTGAACAATTTGGTGTAAAGTTTCAATTGCTGGAATTTACCGTTTGTTTATATTTTATTCCGCTAGTGTATCTCAATACGAGCACCTTTTTTTTAACAAGTGGTGGATGTATTTAATCAAACTTTGATTTACCAATATCAGTTTAAACTCAAGTAGTGGGTGTATTACATGTTCTATATCAACATTTATGTTGTGCAGTTAAGCGTTACATACTGAAACTGATTATATGTTTAACCATTTGGATACATTATGGATACTTCTAAAGAGGTTTTGGATTGACCTAATCGCAAGGCAATTAAGCTGTTGTTTGTTTGCTATGGAACTCCTGAATGATTGTGTATGTGCATTGCCTGGTCCAATACAACTTGAACCAGAAGAGGTTTCAAGCATTCAAATTCGGTTTTATGCTGTGGaatcatgattattataaaccATGAGCCAACAGTAGTACGCAACATAATACCTCAGTAAATGAGAGTTTGCGTACAAATTTTAATGGGAAAAATCGAGCGTTGATTTTTCACTTTTTGTCATGTTGGATTCTTTCAGTGTTCCAAATCAAGGGTTATCGTTCAAACACACTGGGCAAATAGCCGGTTAATCTAATATGCTGTGTAACTAGCCTGGCAGAATTTGACGCGAATGCTTGGTGTCTTCCTATTGTTTCAAATAATTCTTAATGCCTGTTCTTTAAATTTGGACATTCCCTACATTATTTTCAACTTCACAAATAACTCTTAACTCGAAATgacttgataaaaaaaatcagCTGACTTGGTCTTTGGTCTTACAATAGTCAATGataattttttcttcttgaatcaacTCACAAATGAAGTTATACTTGACATTGATGTACTTGTTTCAACCAtgaaaaattggattttttGTCAACTTGAATTGTGAATTTGCTATCGCAAACTATTATGGTAGGATCATCTTTTTCATGTCAAATAAAAGCAGCATTCTTCTTAACCATGATACTTCAATGCCACTACTCGTTGCTGTAATATATTCTGCCTCAACTATTGACAAAGTCAGATTACACCATTTCTTATATAGCGCGGG carries:
- the LOC113708669 gene encoding uncharacterized protein isoform X1; this translates as MPSLKMKTKSTVGCLKEKRGLRICPKSTMISKNSLFVSKIAQNADELQTIIQHTHDVCSCDEKRSHDSEASDADHGESFNGELLQKQYMPFIDSTDVSRMESAPGTCTSSETIFSPILESIDIHSKSYTDYYGGNNNLYVPQLETEDSDDSSKGSCEYQTCSISDFFISDMIFSGLPVDGNSVFNDSTDTKFLPDYKCEEPLNSFDWTEETMVMPYLKNAMESGYIHDIRTCEDATIDSSDSSLYLAIHQLRSCNQESDINIYSDVDQPDSFDPHMFIRNIPDLPDLASDLRPTILPKDSKKTKSVTLVLDLDETLVHSTLEHSDDADFTFPVFFNMKEHTVYVKQRPHLRTFLERVSEMFEIVVFTASQSIYAKQLLDILDPDGKLISRRAYRESCICYDGSYTKDLTVLGVDLAKVVIIDNSPQVFRLQVNNGIPIKSWFDDPSDSALMSLLPFLETLVDTDDVRPIIAKRFGHEKIHNVIATKSHKIRYAVLNSCLFLLNIERRINKFKICTDFDTLKLVGILE
- the LOC113708669 gene encoding uncharacterized protein isoform X2, translating into MPSLKMKTKSTVGCLKEKRGLRICPKSTMISKNSLFVSKIAQNADELQTIIQHTHDVCSCDEKRSHDSEASDADHGESFNGELLQKQYMPFIDSTDVSRMESAPGTCTSSETIFSPILESIDIHSKSYTDYYGGNNNLYVPQLETEDSDDSSKGSCEYQTCSISDFFISDMIFSGLPVDGNSVFNDSTDTKFLPDYKCEEPLNSFDWTEETMVMPYLKNAMESGYIHDIRTCEDATIDSSDSSLYLAIHQLRSCNQESDINIYSDVDQPDSFDPHMFIRNIPDLPDLASDLRPTILPKDSKKTKSVTLVLDLDETLVHSTLEHSDDADFTFPVFFNMKEHTVYVKQRPHLRTFLERVSEMFEIVVFTASQSIYAKQLLDILDPDGKLISRRAYRESCICYDGSYTKDLTVLGVDLAKVVIIDNSPQVFRLQVNNGIPIKSWFDDPSDSALMSLLPFLETLVDTDDVRPIIAKRFGDESGK